The following are from one region of the Polyangiaceae bacterium genome:
- a CDS encoding serine/threonine protein kinase gives MPTPARPLSFASAPVSTEETRALLQERIALYAKTAGLVSYAFLFVGNALAVLLSPRITPTMVLQHPPAYWHLAAATLAVAVWLVTRRGHLEHRTLFALDVGATLGPMAGYGIMAAVANARPEERLDLVVLLIALMTLSMRATIVPSTSRQTAVVGSLASLPVLGVAWQLGERTGLNPGPVLYSALWCVISVIVTTLSSRVIFGLRERAAEARRLGQYVLMDMIGEGGMGTVYRARHALLRRPTAIKLLPAERLGAETVARFEREVQNTSRLTHPNTVAIYDYGRTPQGIFYYAMEYLEGVDLQKLVEQRGPLPESRVVHVLVQVLGALSEAHAAGLVHRDIKPANVVLCERGGVLDTAKVVDFGLVKDVSPGGDATASNVDALIGTPMYMAPEAITSPASVDARADLYALAAVAYFLLTGHTVFEGNTVMDVCAQHLHEAPVPPSERAGRALDPGLEALLLKCLEKNPDDRVQSARELSRALLDLPIRTWTEADAQDAWVDWTAPPESSAEPTALRVSLDARDDQFLSPSK, from the coding sequence GTGCCCACCCCAGCACGCCCGCTGAGCTTCGCTTCGGCCCCGGTTTCCACCGAGGAGACGCGGGCGCTGTTGCAGGAGCGGATTGCCCTGTACGCCAAGACGGCCGGGCTCGTGTCCTACGCTTTCTTGTTCGTCGGCAACGCCCTGGCGGTGCTGCTCTCGCCGCGCATCACACCGACCATGGTGCTCCAGCATCCGCCGGCCTACTGGCATCTTGCGGCAGCCACGCTGGCGGTCGCGGTGTGGCTCGTCACCCGCCGCGGGCACCTCGAGCACCGCACGCTGTTCGCCCTCGACGTGGGCGCGACCCTGGGTCCGATGGCGGGCTACGGGATCATGGCCGCGGTCGCCAACGCCAGACCGGAAGAGCGACTCGATCTCGTCGTGCTCCTGATCGCGCTCATGACCCTCAGCATGCGCGCCACCATCGTGCCCAGCACGTCGCGCCAGACCGCCGTGGTGGGCTCCCTGGCGAGCCTGCCGGTGCTGGGAGTGGCGTGGCAGCTCGGTGAGCGAACCGGGCTGAATCCGGGCCCCGTGCTCTACTCCGCCTTGTGGTGCGTGATCTCCGTGATCGTCACCACGCTGTCGTCTCGGGTCATCTTCGGGTTGAGAGAACGCGCCGCGGAGGCTCGGCGCTTGGGGCAGTACGTCTTGATGGACATGATTGGCGAAGGTGGCATGGGCACCGTGTATCGCGCCCGCCACGCCCTGCTGCGGCGGCCGACGGCCATCAAGCTGCTACCCGCTGAGCGGCTGGGCGCCGAAACGGTGGCGCGCTTCGAGCGCGAAGTGCAGAACACCAGCCGCCTGACGCATCCGAACACGGTCGCCATCTACGACTATGGCCGTACGCCGCAGGGCATCTTCTACTACGCGATGGAGTACCTGGAAGGCGTCGACCTGCAGAAGCTGGTGGAGCAGCGTGGACCACTGCCGGAAAGCCGAGTGGTGCACGTGCTGGTCCAGGTGCTGGGCGCGTTGTCCGAGGCGCACGCCGCCGGGCTCGTGCACCGCGACATCAAGCCCGCGAACGTCGTGCTCTGCGAGCGCGGCGGTGTCCTCGACACGGCGAAGGTGGTCGACTTCGGGCTGGTAAAGGACGTCTCCCCGGGGGGCGACGCGACGGCCAGCAACGTCGACGCGTTGATCGGCACACCGATGTACATGGCTCCGGAAGCGATCACCTCTCCTGCCAGCGTGGACGCCCGCGCCGACCTCTACGCCTTGGCGGCGGTGGCGTACTTCCTGCTGACGGGGCACACGGTGTTCGAAGGCAACACCGTGATGGATGTCTGTGCTCAGCACCTGCACGAAGCGCCGGTTCCGCCTTCTGAGCGCGCCGGACGCGCGCTGGATCCCGGACTGGAGGCGCTGCTCTTGAAGTGCCTCGAAAAGAACCCCGACGACCGGGTGCAGAGTGCCCGGGAGCTTTCGCGGGCGCTCTTGGATCTGCCGATCCGTACCTGGACGGAGGCGGACGCCCAAGACGCCTGGGTCGATTGGACGGCGCCGCCCGAGTCCTCGGCGGAGCCCACCGCCCTGCGGGTGAGTCTCGACGCGCGAGACGATCAGTTCTTGTCGCCCTCGAAGTGA
- a CDS encoding DUF58 domain-containing protein, giving the protein MQIHPTRAAVDVAIAGIVGVGVGLLAQEAAIVAWTGALLIGLAVARSVTQVGIARIRAAGFEMLWRSEPRVRRVARGEEIELEAEVRNRDTRAARYVALRPVASPSLEVRVEPDRGEVAAGGRLAVKIVVRADRIGYHGIHGLSLEVQGGPGLFEVPLTFSNPFGVEVLPRPFAAAMRSPRGGRSRMSADEGRPGPLSGDGMELRELREHQPGDPFKRIAWKASAHRGKLMVRDYEREERDVVWLLLDASVELWSGVLGKAPLDIAADEVAAVAQRHLARGDRVGLAIVGSRVLSWIPPDRGPAHGIALMTSLCQRATTYDGDRSELDETDVALRVLEHMRPLDPTAARGVRPTETERVARRADRVRARAPFPEATAHAQSRQERALRSYLAAFGIASPPRLEPDRGKTDQQLAAALSRAMREKPRPSLVYVWSPAPDLGARPDIERALARHPHRRAELRWVSMRVEPGIPRDGGELMSVVADAVALRARVAEERGEHALRRLGVHVERPRPRAPLRAPM; this is encoded by the coding sequence GTGCAGATCCATCCCACCCGCGCTGCCGTGGACGTGGCCATCGCCGGAATCGTGGGCGTTGGCGTGGGGCTGCTCGCGCAAGAAGCCGCCATCGTGGCCTGGACCGGGGCGCTGCTGATCGGGCTGGCCGTCGCCCGCAGCGTGACGCAGGTGGGGATCGCGCGCATTCGCGCGGCGGGCTTCGAGATGCTGTGGCGCAGCGAGCCGCGAGTGCGGCGAGTGGCGCGGGGCGAAGAGATCGAGCTCGAGGCGGAGGTGCGCAACCGCGACACACGCGCCGCGCGCTACGTGGCGCTCCGGCCCGTCGCCTCCCCCAGCCTGGAGGTGCGTGTGGAGCCGGACCGCGGCGAGGTGGCCGCCGGCGGGCGGTTGGCCGTGAAGATCGTCGTGCGCGCGGATCGCATCGGCTACCACGGCATCCACGGGCTGTCCCTGGAGGTGCAAGGCGGACCCGGCTTGTTCGAGGTGCCGCTGACGTTCTCGAATCCCTTCGGCGTGGAGGTGTTGCCGCGGCCCTTCGCGGCGGCGATGCGCTCGCCACGAGGCGGCCGCAGTCGCATGAGTGCAGATGAAGGACGCCCCGGTCCGCTGTCGGGAGACGGCATGGAGCTCCGCGAGCTGCGCGAGCACCAACCCGGGGATCCCTTCAAGCGCATCGCATGGAAAGCGTCGGCGCACCGCGGAAAGTTGATGGTCCGCGACTACGAGCGCGAGGAGCGCGACGTGGTATGGCTGCTGCTGGATGCGTCGGTGGAGCTGTGGTCCGGCGTGCTGGGCAAGGCGCCCTTGGACATCGCGGCGGACGAAGTCGCCGCCGTCGCACAGCGGCACTTGGCGCGGGGAGACCGCGTGGGGCTCGCCATCGTGGGGTCCAGGGTGCTGTCGTGGATCCCGCCGGATCGCGGGCCGGCTCATGGTATCGCGTTGATGACGAGCCTGTGCCAGCGCGCGACCACCTACGACGGCGACCGCAGCGAGCTCGACGAGACGGACGTCGCGCTGCGAGTGCTCGAGCACATGCGACCCCTCGACCCGACGGCCGCTCGTGGGGTGCGTCCAACGGAGACGGAGCGCGTCGCTCGGCGCGCGGATCGCGTGCGGGCTCGCGCGCCCTTTCCGGAGGCAACGGCCCACGCCCAGAGTCGTCAGGAGCGCGCCCTCAGGAGTTACCTGGCCGCCTTCGGCATCGCCTCGCCCCCGCGGCTCGAGCCCGATCGCGGCAAGACGGACCAACAGTTGGCCGCGGCGCTGTCTCGGGCCATGCGCGAGAAACCCCGGCCCAGCCTGGTGTACGTGTGGTCGCCGGCGCCCGACCTCGGCGCGCGCCCGGACATCGAGCGGGCGTTGGCGCGGCATCCCCATCGTCGGGCGGAGCTGCGCTGGGTGAGCATGCGGGTGGAGCCGGGGATCCCGCGGGACGGCGGCGAGCTGATGAGCGTGGTGGCGGACGCCGTAGCGCTCCGGGCGCGGGTCGCGGAGGAGCGGGGGGAGCACGCCCTGCGCCGCCTCGGCGTCCATGTGGAGCGACCCCGCCCCCGGGCGCCCCTCCGCGCGCCAATGTAG
- a CDS encoding GtrA family protein produces the protein MLASLKHWIEGDLSPFGRVITAAGPALLVLGYLLVGALVFAVRNARRGPFRDADVEGRGATPIIGMWWRRFFVWSMRPVMALLVWMRLPPNAITTLSLLLSLAAAVAVAAGRFALGGWLFLGSGLCDYLDGRLARAERVASPAGALLDSVLDRYVEGVVYVGLAWYYRETWVLIAVLVALLGALLVPYVRARGEALGVRFDNVGVVQRTERVVIIGLSLALAPIVEVLVNPLEPHPIHRLTVVAVVLLAAATQVSAFQRLLFARRALEPDQQRPPTRVLGRGGLIRNVVAAFVATASDFAVVALLVSRGVASPAIATVLGCVVGGIVNFSMNRIWTFASNQPTGPQAGRYLVVTTSSAALNGGLVAVLLLLDSVPYQLAWLVVRGAVFLTWNFPLQKNYVFLRTTDEPSGA, from the coding sequence GTGCTCGCGAGCCTGAAGCACTGGATCGAGGGTGATCTGTCGCCCTTCGGCCGTGTGATCACGGCTGCGGGGCCCGCGCTGCTGGTGCTCGGGTACTTGCTCGTCGGGGCGCTGGTGTTCGCCGTGCGGAACGCTCGGCGCGGACCGTTTCGCGACGCGGACGTGGAAGGACGTGGCGCAACGCCCATCATCGGCATGTGGTGGCGTCGCTTCTTCGTGTGGTCCATGCGCCCGGTGATGGCGCTGTTGGTGTGGATGCGTCTTCCGCCGAACGCCATCACCACGCTGTCGCTGCTGCTTTCGCTGGCCGCCGCGGTCGCCGTGGCGGCCGGGCGTTTCGCCCTCGGTGGCTGGCTGTTTCTCGGCTCGGGGCTGTGCGACTACCTCGACGGCCGCCTGGCCCGCGCGGAACGCGTCGCCAGCCCTGCTGGAGCTTTGCTGGACTCCGTGCTGGACCGCTACGTGGAAGGCGTCGTGTACGTGGGGCTCGCCTGGTACTATCGCGAGACGTGGGTGCTGATCGCGGTGCTGGTGGCGCTGCTGGGCGCGTTGCTCGTGCCCTATGTGCGCGCTCGGGGTGAAGCCCTCGGTGTCCGTTTCGACAACGTCGGCGTGGTGCAGCGCACCGAGCGCGTCGTGATCATCGGTCTCTCGTTGGCGTTGGCGCCCATCGTCGAGGTGCTCGTCAACCCGCTGGAGCCGCATCCCATTCATCGCCTCACGGTGGTCGCCGTGGTGCTGTTGGCGGCCGCCACTCAGGTGAGCGCGTTTCAGCGCCTGCTGTTTGCCCGGCGCGCCCTGGAGCCCGACCAGCAGCGGCCGCCCACTCGCGTGCTGGGGCGCGGCGGCTTGATCCGGAACGTGGTGGCGGCCTTCGTCGCCACCGCCAGCGACTTCGCCGTGGTCGCCTTGCTCGTCAGTCGGGGTGTCGCTTCACCGGCCATCGCCACGGTGCTCGGTTGCGTCGTCGGCGGCATCGTCAACTTCTCGATGAACCGCATCTGGACCTTCGCCAGCAATCAGCCCACGGGGCCGCAAGCCGGACGCTACTTGGTGGTCACCACCTCCAGCGCTGCGCTGAACGGCGGCTTGGTGGCCGTGCTGCTGCTGCTGGACAGCGTGCCCTATCAGCTCGCCTGGCTGGTGGTGCGCGGCGCCGTGTTCCTGACCTGGAACTTCCCGCTCCAGAAGAATTACGTGTTCTTGCGGACCACGGACGAGCCCAGCGGCGCGTGA
- the atpC gene encoding ATP synthase F1 subunit epsilon encodes MVTAPEILLEIVTPEGVALSEQVHDVTAPSVEGEFGVLPGHRPLLAALKTGIVSFHHEGEEQRVAVGPGFVEVMNNHAVLLTDRFIQKKDVDPVRARLELKEADEALDAYAGEPGAPEHAELVARELWAAAQLELYGDPPPPTIRTFHEFQLAPHESYVEEGPYLAEAMVDEEAEVDDRHSITDLQNEAKKSRKKE; translated from the coding sequence ATGGTCACGGCTCCCGAAATTCTGCTCGAGATCGTCACGCCGGAAGGCGTGGCGCTCAGCGAGCAGGTCCACGACGTGACGGCGCCCAGCGTGGAAGGAGAGTTCGGCGTGCTGCCCGGCCACCGGCCGCTGCTCGCCGCCCTGAAGACGGGCATCGTCAGCTTTCACCACGAAGGCGAAGAGCAACGCGTCGCCGTGGGGCCCGGCTTCGTGGAGGTGATGAACAACCACGCCGTGCTGCTCACGGATCGCTTCATCCAGAAGAAGGACGTGGACCCCGTGCGGGCGCGCCTGGAGCTGAAGGAGGCGGACGAAGCGCTGGACGCCTACGCTGGCGAGCCGGGCGCTCCCGAGCACGCGGAGCTGGTCGCACGGGAGCTGTGGGCTGCGGCGCAGCTCGAGCTGTACGGCGATCCTCCGCCGCCCACGATCCGTACCTTCCACGAGTTCCAGCTGGCGCCCCACGAGTCCTACGTGGAAGAAGGCCCCTACCTGGCCGAAGCCATGGTGGACGAAGAGGCCGAGGTCGACGACCGCCACTCGATCACCGATCTTCAGAACGAAGCGAAGAAGTCCCGGAAGAAGGAGTGA
- the rsmA gene encoding ribosomal RNA small subunit methyltransferase A has protein sequence MAEAPRRVKDVLLEHGLRAKKHFGQNFLADAHLAAKLAELCTTPAGGSVVEIGAGLGALTRPLLERAERVVAIERDRDLIPILRQELSSFEASGRLEILEADAKTADFVALLAPGPAPRVLAGNLPYQLTGPLLQRATAVARHVDRAVFLVQLEVCDRVAAAAGSASYGALSVFVQAQFEPSRAFVLRRGAFYPQPNVDSAVLVLTPRPTPVSEETDVFRMLVSRAFEQRRKMLKNAWSGVPGVERAAARASIDLTLRGEALTVFDFAHMAQELS, from the coding sequence ATGGCCGAGGCGCCCCGCCGCGTGAAGGACGTGCTGCTCGAGCACGGTCTCCGAGCGAAGAAACACTTCGGTCAGAACTTCCTCGCGGACGCCCACCTGGCTGCCAAGCTCGCCGAGCTGTGCACCACGCCCGCGGGCGGCTCGGTGGTGGAGATCGGGGCCGGCCTGGGCGCCCTGACCCGACCGTTGCTCGAGCGAGCCGAGCGCGTGGTGGCCATCGAGCGCGATCGCGATCTGATCCCCATTCTCCGACAAGAGCTGTCGAGCTTCGAAGCGAGCGGCCGGCTCGAGATCCTGGAGGCGGACGCCAAGACCGCGGACTTCGTCGCGCTGCTGGCCCCGGGTCCCGCCCCTCGCGTGCTCGCCGGCAACCTCCCCTACCAGCTCACCGGACCGCTCTTGCAGCGCGCCACGGCGGTCGCACGCCACGTGGACCGCGCTGTGTTCTTGGTCCAGCTCGAGGTCTGCGATCGCGTCGCGGCTGCCGCCGGCAGCGCGAGCTATGGCGCCCTCAGCGTCTTCGTTCAAGCGCAGTTCGAGCCGAGCCGCGCGTTCGTGCTGCGGCGCGGTGCTTTCTACCCGCAGCCCAACGTGGACAGCGCGGTGCTGGTGCTCACCCCGCGACCGACGCCGGTGTCCGAAGAGACGGACGTGTTTCGCATGCTCGTGAGCCGAGCCTTCGAACAACGGCGAAAGATGCTGAAGAACGCCTGGAGCGGCGTGCCTGGGGTGGAACGAGCCGCCGCGCGGGCGAGCATCGACCTGACTCTTCGAGGCGAAGCGCTGACGGTGTTCGACTTCGCCCACATGGCCCAGGAGCTGTCATGA
- a CDS encoding AraC family transcriptional regulator gives MDVLTDVLNTVRVSAACYGRVEATAPWGIRVNLGEDPKFHVVLQGRCWLEVEGQGEPVELEAGDLFALPHGHAHALRDAHGTTTIGMEELFERNKPEGAAADQRCSGGVLRVGGGGPSTLLVSGRVRFDDPRNNPVLRVLPPLVLIRGKDGRAVHWLESTLRFIACEASSNRPGAETVINRLADVLFIQIVRGYLASTPQDTRGWLRALSDAQIGASLGLIHQRPESSWTVASLANKVGMSRSTFAGRFAELVGEPPLHYLTRWRMQKAAALLRDGQATLADIADRVGYESEAAFSKAFKRWVGTAPGAYRRAAKNGAATSVAA, from the coding sequence ATGGACGTCTTGACGGACGTGCTGAACACGGTGCGGGTCAGCGCTGCGTGCTACGGGCGGGTGGAAGCCACGGCGCCCTGGGGCATTCGGGTCAACTTGGGGGAGGACCCGAAGTTCCACGTGGTGCTCCAGGGGCGCTGCTGGCTCGAGGTCGAAGGCCAGGGGGAACCGGTGGAGCTGGAGGCGGGGGATCTGTTCGCGCTGCCGCACGGTCACGCCCATGCGCTGCGGGATGCCCACGGTACCACCACCATCGGGATGGAAGAGCTGTTCGAGCGCAACAAGCCCGAGGGCGCCGCGGCGGATCAGCGCTGCTCCGGCGGCGTGCTGCGCGTGGGGGGCGGCGGTCCCTCCACGCTCTTGGTGAGCGGGCGGGTACGCTTCGACGACCCGCGAAACAACCCCGTCCTGCGCGTGCTCCCGCCGCTGGTGCTGATCCGCGGCAAAGATGGCCGAGCGGTGCACTGGCTCGAATCGACCTTGCGCTTCATCGCGTGCGAGGCGTCTTCCAATCGACCGGGCGCCGAGACGGTGATCAATCGCCTCGCCGACGTGCTCTTCATTCAGATCGTTCGTGGCTATCTGGCCAGCACTCCTCAAGACACTCGGGGCTGGCTCCGCGCGCTGTCGGACGCGCAGATCGGCGCCTCCCTCGGCCTCATCCACCAGCGGCCAGAGAGCAGCTGGACGGTCGCTTCGCTGGCCAACAAGGTGGGCATGTCGCGCTCGACCTTCGCCGGCCGCTTCGCCGAGCTGGTGGGCGAACCGCCGCTGCACTACCTCACTCGCTGGCGCATGCAGAAGGCGGCCGCGCTGCTGCGAGACGGCCAGGCCACCCTGGCCGACATCGCCGATCGCGTCGGGTACGAGTCCGAAGCGGCCTTCAGCAAGGCCTTCAAGCGTTGGGTGGGGACGGCGCCCGGGGCCTACCGGCGCGCGGCCAAGAACGGGGCGGCTACGAGCGTCGCAGCCTGA
- a CDS encoding alpha/beta fold hydrolase gives MSWSEPSTWAAWVVLAIVVVLIATWAHLRFWERRLGRAMPYVLEERIETEDGSRIELRRVPGGGGSELPPVLLVHGVGANHRNQDLAPDRSLARYLAEQGRDVWLLTLRSGVRGARHVRFEKMLEHDLPVGVRRVLELTGHAQLDYVGFSMGGMLLYAAIAQSLPAELIRRVVIIGSPAIIRAPTRLLLPRWIARFPAAWVPTVRLSLAARLTAFASEWFVTPLHRIIMNPDNVPPGIAKLSMVNLVADVPGPLNMDFAGWAVAGGAFTVAGRPVLDGLARVQVPVLFFAGAADRLAPPDSVRAAYDAWGAPKKQFVLLGRDNGARADYGHGDLAIGTHVRDEVFEPTLRFLGDGE, from the coding sequence ATGAGCTGGTCCGAGCCATCCACCTGGGCAGCGTGGGTCGTCCTCGCGATCGTCGTCGTCCTGATTGCCACCTGGGCGCACCTTCGTTTCTGGGAACGCCGGCTCGGTCGCGCCATGCCCTACGTGCTCGAGGAGCGCATCGAGACCGAGGATGGCAGCCGCATCGAGCTCCGTCGCGTGCCGGGAGGCGGGGGCAGCGAGCTGCCGCCGGTGTTGCTGGTGCATGGCGTGGGCGCCAACCACCGCAATCAAGATCTGGCGCCGGATCGTTCCCTCGCGCGCTATCTGGCGGAGCAGGGGCGGGACGTGTGGCTGCTCACGCTCCGCAGTGGCGTGCGCGGCGCGCGTCACGTGCGCTTCGAGAAGATGCTGGAGCACGATCTTCCGGTCGGCGTGCGGCGGGTGCTGGAGCTCACCGGACACGCCCAGCTCGACTACGTCGGCTTCAGCATGGGCGGCATGCTGCTGTACGCGGCCATCGCCCAGAGCCTGCCGGCGGAGCTGATCCGCCGGGTGGTGATCATCGGCTCCCCGGCCATCATCCGGGCGCCCACGCGCCTGCTGCTGCCCCGCTGGATCGCCCGCTTTCCTGCCGCCTGGGTGCCCACCGTGCGACTGAGCTTGGCAGCGCGCCTCACGGCCTTCGCCTCCGAGTGGTTCGTCACGCCCTTGCACCGCATCATCATGAATCCGGACAACGTCCCGCCCGGCATCGCCAAGCTCAGCATGGTCAACCTGGTGGCGGACGTGCCGGGACCCCTGAACATGGACTTTGCCGGGTGGGCGGTGGCCGGCGGCGCCTTCACCGTGGCCGGCCGCCCCGTGCTCGACGGCCTCGCTCGGGTGCAGGTCCCGGTGCTGTTCTTCGCGGGCGCGGCGGATCGTCTGGCGCCACCGGATTCGGTGCGCGCGGCCTACGACGCCTGGGGGGCACCCAAGAAGCAATTCGTGCTCCTGGGTCGCGACAACGGCGCCAGGGCGGACTACGGCCACGGCGACTTGGCCATCGGGACTCACGTGCGCGACGAGGTGTTCGAGCCGACCTTGCGCTTCCTCGGTGACGGCGAGTGA
- a CDS encoding AAA family ATPase, giving the protein MMLVALLARGHVLLEGVPGVAKTTLVKAFATTLGCSVRRIQFTPDLLPADITGTYVLSPKEGSFSLRAGPIFANVVLADEINRAPAKTQSALLEAMQERQVTIEGDRFELPDPFFVLATQNPVDLEGTYPLPEAQIDRFLVRVSMGYPNSRDEVAMLRAHGVVAPEPTAVLSASDALQLQSIAARVHVEDDIYEYAVALTGFTRVHPRVVLGASPRASLSLLRAAKASAVLGGRPFVTPDDVRAVAVPVLAHRLILVPELEGDPRARGAVVEEAVSKVSYRRAPRPV; this is encoded by the coding sequence ATGATGCTGGTAGCGCTCCTGGCGCGGGGGCACGTGCTGCTCGAAGGCGTCCCCGGCGTGGCCAAGACCACGCTGGTGAAGGCCTTCGCGACCACCCTCGGCTGCAGCGTGCGGCGCATCCAGTTCACTCCCGATCTGCTGCCGGCGGACATCACCGGCACCTACGTGCTGTCCCCCAAGGAGGGCAGCTTCTCACTGCGTGCCGGTCCCATCTTCGCCAACGTGGTGCTGGCGGACGAGATCAACCGCGCGCCCGCCAAGACGCAGTCCGCGCTGCTCGAGGCCATGCAGGAACGGCAGGTGACCATCGAAGGGGACCGCTTCGAGCTGCCGGATCCGTTCTTCGTGCTCGCCACCCAGAACCCAGTGGACTTGGAGGGCACCTATCCGCTCCCGGAAGCGCAGATCGACCGCTTCTTGGTGCGCGTGAGCATGGGCTACCCCAACAGTCGGGACGAGGTGGCCATGCTGCGAGCCCACGGTGTCGTCGCGCCGGAGCCCACCGCCGTGCTGTCGGCGTCGGATGCCCTGCAGCTGCAGTCCATCGCCGCTCGTGTCCACGTGGAAGACGACATCTACGAATATGCCGTGGCCCTGACGGGCTTCACCCGCGTTCACCCCCGCGTGGTGCTCGGCGCCTCGCCCCGAGCGTCCCTCAGCCTGCTGCGCGCGGCCAAGGCCAGCGCCGTCCTCGGGGGGCGCCCGTTCGTCACGCCGGACGACGTGCGAGCCGTGGCCGTGCCCGTGCTGGCGCACCGACTCATCTTGGTGCCGGAGCTCGAAGGCGACCCCCGCGCCCGTGGCGCCGTGGTGGAGGAAGCCGTCAGCAAGGTCAGCTATCGCCGCGCGCCGCGGCCCGTCTGA
- a CDS encoding SDR family oxidoreductase: MRIVVTGANRGIGLELTRQLLERGDEVVASARDPKHAESLKALSQRFGDRLWHVALDVASDDSAAALPEALPPGPVDALINNAGVIGKMTSLEDLDFDDALRTYQTNALGALRVTRALLDRLRQGTGKRILNLSTGMGSIADNGSGGAWAYRMSKAALNMATKNLSHALRSDGIAVVGVNPGWVKTDMGGAGATMAVDESARRLLAVFDSMDLAASGSFLNHDGTAYPW; the protein is encoded by the coding sequence ATGCGAATCGTCGTCACCGGGGCCAATCGGGGGATCGGACTGGAGCTCACGCGGCAGCTCCTGGAGCGCGGGGACGAGGTCGTCGCCAGCGCGCGGGATCCGAAGCACGCCGAGAGCCTGAAGGCGCTCTCGCAGCGCTTCGGAGATCGCCTGTGGCACGTGGCGCTGGACGTCGCCAGCGACGACAGCGCCGCGGCGCTCCCCGAGGCCTTGCCGCCCGGCCCCGTGGACGCCCTCATCAACAACGCCGGCGTGATCGGCAAGATGACGTCCCTCGAAGACCTCGACTTCGACGACGCGCTCCGCACCTACCAGACCAATGCCCTGGGCGCCCTGCGCGTCACCCGCGCGCTCCTCGACCGACTGCGCCAAGGCACCGGCAAGCGCATCCTGAATCTGTCCACCGGCATGGGCTCCATCGCCGACAACGGCAGCGGCGGCGCCTGGGCTTATCGCATGAGCAAGGCCGCCCTCAACATGGCCACCAAGAACCTGTCCCACGCGCTGCGATCGGACGGCATCGCGGTGGTGGGCGTGAACCCGGGTTGGGTCAAGACCGACATGGGCGGCGCCGGCGCCACCATGGCCGTGGACGAGTCGGCGCGACGTCTGCTCGCCGTCTTCGACTCCATGGATCTGGCAGCGAGCGGCAGCTTCTTGAACCACGACGGAACTGCGTATCCGTGGTGA